The Opitutales bacterium ASA1 genome window below encodes:
- a CDS encoding sigma-54 dependent transcriptional regulator yields the protein MPSILIVDDLVAIHEMLEAVVQPTGLTAGFATNGQQALAKYKAEPFDLVLTDVDMKPMDGMTLLKELRAFDPSAVVIIMTGYASADSAIQALKLGAFDYIQKPFKVDELLKTLRRALEFKEFAGAGTAPSEAAPAPEDQWEARLVGRSAASARLIQQLKKLVGSKSPVLLQGEPGTGKRMVAELLHAAGHSTDAPFVRVDCTQGGEADFVSELIGPQGTGGVRVAEAQGGTLFLDNISGLPRSVQKALGGVLRATGQSLRLICSSAVDLEAAVDEGKFDDQLFYRLASLPVSLPPLRERREDIPALVRESAANATNPSFPASQIEFTADAIETLCAHFWPGNIPELRQVVSKIVASTDSRVVSSRQLPMRLRELADWPSLADYLAGQEREYIATVLSACKDDREVAARVLKVDPSKLA from the coding sequence ATGCCGTCGATCCTCATCGTCGATGATCTCGTGGCGATCCACGAGATGCTCGAAGCCGTCGTCCAACCCACGGGCCTGACGGCTGGTTTCGCCACGAACGGACAGCAAGCGCTCGCCAAGTACAAGGCCGAGCCGTTCGACCTCGTGTTGACGGATGTCGACATGAAGCCGATGGACGGGATGACGCTGCTGAAGGAGCTGCGGGCGTTCGATCCGTCGGCAGTCGTGATCATCATGACCGGCTACGCGAGCGCGGACAGCGCGATCCAAGCGCTCAAGCTCGGGGCGTTCGACTACATCCAGAAGCCGTTCAAGGTGGACGAGTTGCTCAAGACCTTGCGGCGCGCACTCGAGTTCAAAGAGTTCGCGGGTGCAGGGACGGCTCCGAGTGAAGCGGCACCGGCGCCCGAAGATCAATGGGAGGCGCGACTGGTGGGGCGGAGCGCCGCGTCGGCGCGATTGATCCAGCAGCTCAAGAAGTTGGTGGGCTCCAAATCGCCGGTGCTGTTGCAGGGAGAACCCGGGACGGGCAAGCGGATGGTCGCCGAGCTTCTCCATGCGGCCGGTCACTCGACCGATGCTCCATTCGTGCGCGTCGATTGCACGCAGGGCGGCGAGGCGGACTTCGTCAGCGAACTGATCGGTCCGCAAGGAACCGGCGGCGTGCGGGTCGCGGAGGCGCAAGGCGGCACCTTGTTCTTGGACAACATCTCCGGTTTGCCGCGCTCCGTGCAGAAGGCGCTCGGAGGGGTCTTGCGAGCCACGGGACAGAGCTTGCGCCTGATTTGTTCTTCCGCCGTCGACCTCGAAGCGGCGGTCGACGAGGGCAAGTTCGACGACCAGCTCTTCTACCGATTGGCGTCGCTTCCAGTGTCGCTGCCGCCCTTACGCGAGCGTCGCGAGGACATCCCCGCGCTCGTTCGGGAAAGTGCGGCAAATGCGACCAATCCGTCGTTTCCCGCGTCGCAGATCGAGTTCACGGCGGATGCGATCGAGACGCTTTGCGCACACTTCTGGCCGGGAAACATTCCGGAGTTGCGGCAAGTCGTTTCGAAGATCGTGGCCTCGACCGATTCGCGCGTGGTGTCGTCGCGCCAACTTCCAATGCGGCTGCGCGAGCTCGCCGATTGGCCGAGCTTGGCGGACTACCTCGCAGGCCAGGAGCGCGAGTACATCGCGACGGTTTTGAGCGCGTGCAAGGACGACCGCGAGGTGGCGGCCCGCGTACTCAAGGTCGATCCCTCGAAGCTCGCCTGA
- a CDS encoding type II secretion system F family protein, with amino-acid sequence MAFLSTSPNTAAVGSKAVARNKGNVRSAQALAKQKSLEKRAKTYKLKLASLAVFTQQLASMLDAGLPLVAALEALQEQTEDPIFQIIIRDVRLDIASGTAFSAAVKKYPNAFNTLFTSMVEAGEASGGLAEILGKVAEYFEASVKLSKKVKSAMTYPVAVIGLAIILVNVLLIFVIPVFADMFADFGAALPAPTQFLIDFSNWMKSSILYLIVFGFLAYKGWARFVRTPKGRRVKDEMLVKAPIFGNLIRKITLSRFCRTYATLLRSGVPILRTLEIVASSSNKVQIESACEEISRHISSGGQVSDILGQNKFFPSMMRHMAKAGESTGNVDGMMLKIADFYDTESDSIIASLTSLIEPLLIVFLGVVVGGIVMAMFLPIFQLSSVAGGVN; translated from the coding sequence ATGGCATTTCTTTCCACCTCTCCGAACACCGCTGCAGTCGGCTCGAAGGCCGTCGCACGGAACAAGGGCAATGTTCGTTCGGCGCAAGCTTTGGCGAAACAGAAGTCGTTGGAGAAGCGCGCGAAGACGTACAAGCTCAAGTTGGCGAGTTTGGCGGTGTTCACTCAACAGCTCGCCTCCATGCTCGACGCAGGACTTCCGTTGGTGGCGGCGCTGGAGGCTCTGCAGGAGCAAACGGAAGACCCGATCTTCCAGATCATCATCAGGGACGTGCGCTTGGACATCGCTTCCGGTACCGCATTCTCCGCGGCGGTGAAGAAGTATCCCAATGCCTTCAACACGCTCTTCACTTCGATGGTGGAAGCCGGCGAGGCCAGCGGCGGGTTGGCCGAAATCCTCGGCAAAGTGGCCGAGTATTTCGAGGCGTCGGTCAAGCTTTCCAAAAAGGTGAAGTCGGCGATGACCTACCCGGTGGCGGTCATCGGACTGGCGATCATCTTGGTCAACGTGCTGTTGATCTTCGTGATTCCCGTGTTTGCCGACATGTTCGCGGACTTCGGTGCGGCTCTGCCTGCTCCGACTCAGTTCCTGATCGATTTCAGCAACTGGATGAAGTCGAGCATCCTCTATCTCATCGTTTTTGGATTTCTGGCGTACAAAGGTTGGGCGCGGTTCGTCCGCACGCCGAAGGGCCGCCGGGTCAAGGACGAGATGCTGGTGAAGGCACCCATCTTCGGAAACCTCATTCGCAAGATCACGCTTTCGCGCTTTTGTCGGACGTATGCGACGTTGCTGCGCAGCGGAGTCCCGATCTTGCGTACCTTGGAAATCGTCGCCTCGAGCAGCAACAAGGTGCAGATCGAATCGGCGTGCGAGGAGATCTCGCGACACATCAGCTCGGGCGGTCAGGTCTCGGACATTCTCGGCCAGAACAAGTTTTTCCCGTCCATGATGCGGCACATGGCCAAGGCGGGCGAATCAACGGGAAACGTGGATGGGATGATGCTCAAGATCGCGGATTTCTACGACACCGAATCCGACTCGATCATCGCCTCGCTCACTTCGTTGATCGAGCCGTTGCTGATCGTCTTCTTGGGCGTCGTCGTGGGTGGCATCGTGATGGCGATGTTCCTGCCGATCTTCCAACTCTCCTCCGTCGCAGGCGGCGTCAACTGA
- a CDS encoding 16S rRNA (uracil(1498)-N(3))-methyltransferase: MQVGESFDCGVIDGPRGRATIAAAVPDAFELAFAWLDMPATLEPVTLLVGLPRPQTARKILFDATTLGVARIVFFRSQRGEPSYADSSLWTSGEVRRRLVDAAQQAFCTRLPQVVVLPDLRAATATLAPECVRVALDNYESSTALQAVSLAGSQLALALGSERGWAQDERVHLREFGFTLAHLGPRVLRTETATVAALAIIRALKELP, translated from the coding sequence TTGCAGGTCGGCGAGTCGTTCGATTGCGGAGTGATCGACGGTCCGCGAGGCAGAGCGACGATCGCCGCAGCGGTGCCCGATGCGTTCGAGCTCGCCTTTGCGTGGCTCGACATGCCCGCGACACTCGAGCCGGTTACTCTTCTCGTCGGACTTCCCCGCCCCCAGACCGCGCGCAAGATCCTTTTCGACGCGACCACTTTGGGCGTGGCTCGCATCGTGTTCTTCCGCTCGCAACGGGGCGAACCCTCCTACGCCGACAGCTCGCTGTGGACATCCGGCGAGGTACGCCGCCGGCTTGTCGACGCCGCTCAACAGGCCTTCTGCACGCGCCTGCCCCAGGTCGTCGTGCTCCCCGATCTACGTGCGGCAACAGCCACCCTTGCTCCGGAGTGCGTCAGGGTCGCGCTCGACAACTACGAGAGCTCGACCGCGCTCCAAGCCGTCTCCCTCGCCGGTTCGCAACTGGCGCTTGCGCTCGGATCCGAGCGTGGATGGGCCCAAGACGAACGAGTCCACTTGCGCGAATTCGGCTTCACGCTCGCCCATCTCGGCCCGCGTGTCCTGCGTACGGAAACGGCCACGGTCGCCGCCCTCGCCATCATACGAGCCCTGAAGGAATTGCCCTGA
- a CDS encoding FIST N-terminal domain-containing protein — protein MQPLPTDVTDLTVSMRIEQRSLRPDGSWSPIGISPPSNAFDLVLAWGDRTSTDVPSVFAGLRAMYPQASIVIASSSGQIRNDSSIDDEFTATAIGFDHTRVLCAEISIESSLQSREAGASLAARLCAPELVHVLVVSDGACVNGADLAAGMAENLPAGVTMSGGLAGDGVRFERTVVGLDRTPTSGTIVAVGLYGNRLQVRSGIGGGWEQFGPERSVTRAAGSVLHALDGQPALELYKQYLGEQAAQLPSAALRFPLAVQAPGETAPVVRTILSIDEVARTMTFAGDIPEGSRVSMMRASYEDLVDGAEQAAQACGAEPSPQFALCVSCVGRRIVLGQRIEEEAETVRQVLGPATFIAGFYSYGELAPVEAGSRCRLHNQTMTITTFAEI, from the coding sequence GTGCAGCCGCTTCCGACCGATGTAACAGACCTCACCGTCTCCATGAGAATCGAACAACGCTCGCTTCGACCCGACGGCTCGTGGTCGCCGATCGGAATCTCTCCGCCGTCCAACGCCTTCGACCTCGTGCTCGCATGGGGAGATCGTACCTCGACGGATGTGCCCTCTGTCTTCGCCGGCCTGCGCGCGATGTACCCGCAGGCATCGATCGTGATCGCCTCTTCGTCCGGACAGATCCGCAACGACTCCTCGATCGACGACGAGTTCACCGCCACAGCCATCGGATTCGACCACACGCGCGTGCTTTGCGCCGAGATCTCCATCGAGTCTTCTCTGCAGAGCCGAGAAGCAGGAGCGAGCCTTGCCGCACGCCTTTGCGCTCCTGAACTTGTGCACGTGCTCGTGGTGTCCGACGGCGCCTGTGTCAATGGTGCCGATCTCGCTGCTGGCATGGCGGAAAATCTGCCTGCGGGCGTCACCATGTCCGGTGGACTCGCCGGAGACGGCGTCCGTTTCGAGCGAACGGTGGTAGGACTCGACCGCACCCCGACCTCCGGCACCATCGTCGCCGTCGGCCTGTACGGAAATCGTCTCCAAGTGCGCTCGGGTATCGGCGGTGGGTGGGAACAATTCGGACCCGAACGTTCGGTCACTCGCGCCGCAGGATCCGTCCTCCATGCCCTCGACGGGCAACCGGCACTCGAACTCTACAAGCAATACCTCGGCGAGCAGGCCGCGCAGCTACCCTCGGCCGCCTTGCGTTTTCCTCTCGCGGTACAGGCTCCGGGCGAAACCGCGCCCGTCGTTCGCACGATCTTGTCGATCGACGAGGTCGCACGCACGATGACTTTCGCCGGAGACATACCCGAAGGATCCCGCGTGAGCATGATGCGCGCCTCGTACGAAGACCTCGTGGACGGAGCCGAGCAGGCCGCGCAAGCATGCGGCGCAGAGCCGTCGCCGCAGTTCGCGCTCTGCGTAAGCTGCGTGGGTCGACGGATCGTCTTGGGCCAACGCATCGAAGAAGAAGCCGAAACCGTTCGGCAGGTGCTCGGGCCGGCGACCTTCATCGCAGGCTTCTACTCCTACGGAGAACTGGCTCCCGTCGAGGCGGGCTCCCGTTGCCGACTGCACAATCAG